GCGAAGCCGGACGTTTTGTGCCTGCAGGAAATCAAATGCCGCGACGGCGAATTTCCCGCCAAGGCTTTTAAAGAAGCCGGCTACAAGCACATGCATGTGGTCGGCCAAAAAGGCTGGCATGGCGTGGCCATCGTCTCGAAGCGCAAGATCGAGCCGATCGAAGCGCCGCCGCTGTGCTCCAAGAAGGAAGCGCGCGTCGCCACCGTGCTGATCGACGGCGTTGAGTTGCATAATCTCTACGTGCCCGCCGGCGCCGACGTGCCCGACCCGATCAACAATCCAAAATTCGCGCACAAGCTCGACGTCCTCGACCGCATGAAGCGCGATTACAAAAAGCGGCGCGGCAAGGCGCCGATGATCTTGGTCGGCGATCTGAACGTGGCCCCCGGTGAGAACGACGTGTGGAGCCACAAGCAATTGCTCGATGTCGTAAGCCACACGCCGGGCGAGACCACGCGCTTAGAAGCTGCGCGCGAAGCTGGCGGCTTTGTCGACTTGGCGCGCTACCACAAACCAGACCCGGAGAAGCTCTTCACCTGGTGGAGTTACCGCAGCCCGGATTGGACCAAGAACAATCGCGGCCGCCGCCTCGATCACATCTGGGCCACCGACGACATCGCGCCGACGTCGCAAGCCGACGCCTTCCATATCCACGTACCTTGCCGCTCCTGGGAGCGCCCCAGCGACCACGTCCCGGTGGTAGCTGGCTTGAAACTCTAACGCTTCGTCGCAACCGCCATTGAGCCACCGGTAGCGCGCGTTACGATGCGTGCATCTTTTCTGGGGATCTCAAATGCAACTTTCACGACGCACTCTTCTCGGCGCAGGCGCCGCCGGCGCCGCACTCCTCTCCGGCTGCGCCAGCGCGCCAGCGGCGGAAACCGAGGCCCCCGCCACCCCCAGCGCCCAGCTCACCGCCACCCTCGACCGCACCGTCGCCGCCATCCTCCGCCAATCCCCCGAACGCTGCACCAGCCTCGGCCTTTCGGAAGAACGCGCTGGCTATCGCTTCATCGATAAGCTGAGCTCCTCGAGCAAAGCGTCGGCGCGCGAATATCGCGGCATCATCCAAAACGCGCTGACCGAATTGCGCGCGATCGATCGCAACGCGCTGCCGGCGAACGAGCAAGTGACGCTCGACGTCGTAGTCGCCTCTTATGAAAACAGCTTGGCGACATCGCGCTTCGAAGTCGGCGGCGGCGCTGGCGGGCCGTACATCGTCACACAGCTGACCGGCGCCTATCGAAACACGCCAGATTTCCTCGACAATCAGCACCCCCTGCGCACGCGCGATGAGGTCGATGGCTTCTTTGGCCGCCTC
This is a stretch of genomic DNA from Vitreimonas flagellata. It encodes these proteins:
- a CDS encoding exodeoxyribonuclease III, coding for MLRIATWNINSVRLRIQMVCRFLGEAKPDVLCLQEIKCRDGEFPAKAFKEAGYKHMHVVGQKGWHGVAIVSKRKIEPIEAPPLCSKKEARVATVLIDGVELHNLYVPAGADVPDPINNPKFAHKLDVLDRMKRDYKKRRGKAPMILVGDLNVAPGENDVWSHKQLLDVVSHTPGETTRLEAAREAGGFVDLARYHKPDPEKLFTWWSYRSPDWTKNNRGRRLDHIWATDDIAPTSQADAFHIHVPCRSWERPSDHVPVVAGLKL